Within Phaeodactylum tricornutum CCAP 1055/1 chromosome 26, whole genome shotgun sequence, the genomic segment ATTGTCGCGATCTCGGGCGTCTCCGTGTCACACGTTATATCGTTCAAACAACCCATCGTCGAATGAGACGGCGTCTACCCAACTCCTACCTTTTTTTACACAAGATCGAACGGAAGTGCAACTTTCAGTTTTGGGAAGGAGACAGAATCCGACAAATGCAGAAGCGATGCAGTATATACATTTGACGTAGGGAATTTAAAGTGACCTGTAAGTATATCCGGAATACCTTCACTGTCGATACGAAGCTGGCTTACCCATGCGTGTTCGATGTCCTTGCCAGAGTTATAAATTTTCAATATGCCACGTCGCATTCGTTGCCAATTTCTAGTCTCTTCGACAACTTGGGCGAAAGTGCTCTGCAAAGGAGGAGATTGCGATGGACTGTGAGCAAAAGGCTTAATATATGACTTTTGCTGACTGTAGTGCACCATACCAACTTTCATATACCGACTTGGAAATAACTTGAAATTAAAGTAATTTTTGTTATTTGAACAATCAAAAGGAATCTAATCCGGAGTAAGATAGCGCAAGTGCACCGTTCGTACCAACGCACCTACGACGGTCCATACAAGTCCATACAACCACAGCGTTCCCGCTTTAGAGCTCGGCTCCCCGTAAGCTTAGCACAGTGCCAATGGCACCCATGGCGACCCCAAGAACGCCAATGGTGGCGGCCGGTAAGGTTTCCTTGGTACGCTTGGTTTGAGATTTCAGAAACATAATGACGGGATAAACAAATACCAAGGCAGTACCAAAGGTGGCGCCACCAACACTAGCCACCAAACCCAGATCGGTCAATTGCGAAGCGGCCACTGTCACAACACCCAACAAGGCCAGAGTAACCTTGTTGAGAAGGCCTGCCTGAGAGCGTTTGCTTTCGTCCACCTTGAACAAATCGAGAATACCGTCCCGGGTTCCGACAAACAAGAGCGGATACGAGCAGGTAATGGAAACAGCCACGGCGATTCGACTGAGGCTGGCAACGACATCCGTGGCGGCGTAGTTATTCAAAATGAGCCCGTTCGATGCGGCACCGAACGtcaaaaagccaaaagcCGTTATGGCTCCGTATATAGCCACAGCAGTTCCAAAACTCCAAGCAATCATGGTGTGGAAGCGGCGCATTGTATTGTTCTTTAGATCTGCAAGCAAATTGGGGGCCAAAAAGTGTGCGATAAAGGCGTTGGAGAGCATGCAAGCGAGGATGAGTGCTTTAGGGGTCAGCGCAGCAGCCGCTCCCGCCGTCCCGAAGATGGGGGTGGCGAGTTGTGTGGTGTAGTAGATGCCTTCGGGGGCGTAGGTGCCACCAAAATATCGGAATCCCATGGCTAGAGTAGTGTAAAGCATGCCGATAATGCCGACGAGGGAAAAGGGTGCCAAACTGGACAGATTTTTGAGCAAACAGAGGGGCAAAAGAACCGCGCCCGTGACACCGAGAAGCGACTGTGTACGGGTGACGGCAACTCCGGCTGAGGCCAGCAGGTTGACGAAAGTGTCGGCGAGAATCATGGAGTAAGACAGATTTCCAGCAAAGCAGTCGATGAAGCATGAGAATGCGATCAGCCACGAGGACGAAGTTCCAACCGTCTTGTCCCATGCAGCTGCGTATGAGCTGGTGTTAGTGCGTTGGCATACACGGCCAATGAGACCAAAGGTGTACGCACTGAGACTACCCATGAGAGCAACGAGGGCCAACGCTGGGATGAGCGCCGAAGGTGCGTTGCCAAAGACGGCTACACCATATGGTAAGCTGAGAACACCGGCACCGACAATGGACTTTACGAGATTGAAGACTTCATTGGGAATGGAGGCGGTACCTCCCTTTGAAGCGTCACCTCCACGCAGATCGCCGACGGCGGGGGGCGACACCAACAGGGCACTCTTGCTATTTATGCTACTGCGAGCGGGACTGGATCCGATCTTTTGAGACGTTACTTGGTCCCTCGCAAGTTTATTCTTGCtcgttttgttgttgctgttggtagAGACGTGAGACGTAGCACCCCCTCGAACATCAAACGGACGCACCAACGAAAGTGCTGACGAGGTCGCGAGGGCCGATGCCGACCAAACAACAGCGACCGAAGCAGAGCAAAGGAACACCGAAGAGCGCATGGCGGACAAGGAAGTTACTCTGGCGTAGGAgggacgaaggaaaagacaGTCCGGATTCGAGTAGAGAGatgtgaaagaaagatcACTCGACGCTTGTCCGGTACCTTGAGGGGTGATTGTATAAAAAGCCGAGTGTCGTGTGTCTAGTAGGATTGCCGTTGCCTGCTGTATTTGCGAATGACGGACGTCTGACGGTTGTTGATGGCATACACCGGTATCCTGATCGAAGACGAGCGCTGGCTCCCTTACGTTTTGTCTGTGAATCTGGT encodes:
- a CDS encoding predicted protein, with amino-acid sequence MRSSVFLCSASVAVVWSASALATSSALSLVRPFDVRGGATSHVSTNSNNKTSKNKLARDQVTSQKIGSSPARSSINSKSALLVSPPAVGDLRGGDASKGGTASIPNEVFNLVKSIVGAGVLSLPYGVAVFGNAPSALIPALALVALMGSLSAYTFGLIGRVCQRTNTSSYAAAWDKTVGTSSSWLIAFSCFIDCFAGNLSYSMILADTFVNLLASAGVAVTRTQSLLGVTGAVLLPLCLLKNLSSLAPFSLVGIIGMLYTTLAMGFRYFGGTYAPEGIYYTTQLATPIFGTAGAAAALTPKALILACMLSNAFIAHFLAPNLLADLKNNTMRRFHTMIAWSFGTAVAIYGAITAFGFLTFGAASNGLILNNYAATDVVASLSRIAVAVSITCSYPLLFVGTRDGILDLFKVDESKRSQAGLLNKVTLALLGVVTVAASQLTDLGLVASVGGATFGTALVFVYPVIMFLKSQTKRTKETLPAATIGVLGVAMGAIGTVLSLRGAEL